ttttcttacGATCAGTATTTTTTTGTAGGTGTGTGTTAGGTTGTCTTCAGAGTCTGTATGAAACAGTGTCTGCAGATCCCCTGGCTGGCTCTGAGGAGTTGTGTCCACAAGCCATTGTAAAATAGATTTAGAATTTTATTGTTGATTACACTTTCACAGTCAAACAATCATGTTACTTCATTAGGTTTATTTTTCACCATCATATAAATGGATTATCTGTAATGGGACAGCTATGGGCTACTGAATGTGGGTTTTGCAACTTTGCCTGAGAAGGGTAATTCCTCCGCTGCACTCAGCCTTTGGAAAGGGTTTTGGGAAACCACAGATCTCTTCCTTGCCTGCTGGAGAAAGAAGACATGTGTGAGGCTGTGGAAAATGGCATTGATTATTTTTGGAATTAACAGTGCGCAGACAGGAGACAGAAACTGTTAttgtggaggagctgcagaactCCTGacaggaattcctgcttttcatgCAGCCTTGTCATGTAtctttctgtgtctgctcaAGGACTGCTCAGACATTCCTGCAGAGACCGGGGCAGTGTCCTGCTCCTCGTGTGACCTCAGGTCACTTCTCTGCTGTCATGTCTTACAGCAGCAAGATGATGACCCACAGGAGCTCACTGGTATTTGGGCTTTTCCATCTGTTTTATCTGCTTTTGTGCTTGTTCTGTCAGTGCTCTGGAAGAGAAGTGATCCTGACAAGTGTGTGTGCCGCTTGGCATATTAAGCATGAAGATTGTGAGTGCTGCTGTAAAGCCAATAGAAATAATTAGCTGTACGTCTCTCTTTGAACTCACATTTTCCCTTAAGCAGGACTGTTCTCTGTATGGTAGCAGTGATATTGATGCAAGGTCAGccactgctgagctcccagctctgcttcatcAGCTCCTTGCTGGTTTTTGGCAGGGCAGTGTCCTCCCGCCACACCTGTGCCATGCAGGCAGTGGCCGAGGACAGGGAACCGTTgcactgctcagagccctgacCCATTTTCAGGTTATGCAAGTCCCCAAGGCCCTTCTAATTCAGTGAGATGGATCCCCTTTTAGAAGGGGCTGAGGACAAACAAAACACTTGACTGGGGACAGGTTTGGGGACCAGCAGCAGTCAGTGAGCTAGGTTTGGATTTCACATTACACTGTGACAGTTTCAGTGATAAAAGCCAATTAAAACCTAGAACTGTTAGgtatttttgaaggaatttgaTGTTGAATATGTGTTAAATCACTATCTAGTGGAGGGATGCTTTCAAAGGCTGTTTCACACTGGGTGAGGATCTGGCTTTCTTTTCATGCTGTCACAGTGCAGGTACCATGCACTGCAAGAAGCAGATGGCTGAGTTCTGCTCAGTGGCTTATTCCTGGCCATGATTTACTCAGTGAGGACCACAGTCAGGTCTGACAGCCTGGAGTTCTCACACCAAAGTTGGTTAACTTTTAGCCTTTTCAGAAGGTTTACTGTAATCAGTCTGAAACTGGTGCTTTGAGTTTTTGAAGAACACCTGACATTTTTACTTTGGTCATAAAGGAGCTCAGTCTCACAGTGGAGCATTTTCACAAGTCTGTTCCTTCCACAGAATTGCACacaactccagcagcagcaatgggaGCTACATCCCTGAACGTGCTGGCACACAGAAGGCACTCAGAAGTACAAAGCTGCAGAGACTCACTTGAAAAGGTTACTGTGGATTTACCTGCAGTCAGACTCTGGTCCCTGTGCTGAAATCTGCAGTGTAGGTCATGCCTGTAGGGTGCAAGCTCTTCAAGCatgagaaagcatttttttgtttgcttgttctAAATTGGTATCAGGTACCTTTGTCTCTTTTGAAGGGCAGGCTTCATTTCCAAGACTATTTACTTTTGTCCTGCACAGTTACCTCAAATGGATGCTGGCTATTTTCTGGTCTGGAGTCAATTCCTGTAAATCTGAGAGATTTGTATTCTGTAATTAAATAGCAATACCTTTTTTTGTGtattaaatttatctttttacagctattcagtgaaaaaataagtGGAGCAGAAGGAACAAAGCTAGATGAGGAATTTCAAGAGATGGAAAGGGTAAGAAAAGTCACATTATGTTTTTCAATATTAAGCTATTGTagaatcagaaatattttatgtttcaaGTGATTGAATAGTATTGTAGATTTACCTGGGGGAGGAAACCCTATAATGTGCTTCCAAACAGAAGGATAAAAGGATAAATGCAAATTTGTCCTTGAGCTTTGTCAGCTCAGCCAAGGGAGAGGAGACACCCTCAAAGGCTGTTTGAGCAGAGATCAGGTTCCACTGACACCTCTCGACAGTAAAGAGAAATTCCTCCAAGAAGGAGGCAGAGCATGAGGAGGAGCCTTCCCCGGCTGTGTGGGAGTTTAGAAAAGTCTGTGGTGTTAGTGAGGCTTTGTAAATATCACAAAGCCTTTGCATCTGATaaaattaatgataaaaatCCGACTACTTGGGCCAGATTTTCTCCTGGTAAAAGATCATATCTTTTAGTTTAAACCCCTGTTCAGAAGTTTACATGAAATTGACGTTTGCTATCCACGGATGAGTTGTATTGCAAACTAAACAATGTTACTGCCAGTTTCTGCTTTTACAATTgttatgtgggtttttttttaattgccctTGTCtttctatgtatttttaatgttcatagtggacttgcttttctttttcagaaaattgatATTACTAATAAAGCTGTAACAGAGCTTCTGTCCAAATCCACGGAGTACCTTCAGCCAAATCCAGGTAGGATAGGAACAATAGGTATTGGAGTCTCATGTTTTATTACTTGGAAATTAATTCTAGGTAAATAAAAGCTAATTAGGTCATCATTGTGAGGTTTCTGTGTGGAGTTCTGCAAAGTTCTTCTAAGAAATGAGGAGAGGAAGTTGGCTCTGGCTGTGATTGTGTCCTGCATTTGCTGTCTGCAGTATTTCTAGTCAAGGAGCTCACAACCAGGACTACTCAAAGGAATGTGAGTGTCAGTGAATATTTGCCTGGAGAAATGATGCTTTTTTAGTTGGGAATAAAAACTAGTTTCATATGACCCATATTGTGGAACGGAATCTTTTTTCAACTTTGGACTATGAGGTACTGacaacaaaaaagtcaccagtcTGAGCTTCGTGACTTTGcatgtgaaataatttattgcttTAAATAGATTAGCTTTAAAACTGGTTTtatcactttttaattttttttttctttttctatgtcCCTCTTAGCATACAGGGCCAAGCTGGGAATGCTGAACACAATGTCAAAGATCAGAGGACAAGTTAAAGCCACAGGCTACCCCCAGACAGAGGGACTCCTGGGAGACTGCATGATACGGTATGGCAGAGAGCTGGGCGATGAGTCTATGTTTGGTGAGTTGTGCATCTCCTCTGCCAAGATTTCAGATAAAGTCATTTGCAAAGTGTTACTCACTGACATAACCTGTGTAGTTGGCCACTGCAGGTAAGAGGGAAAGTTAAGTGCAGGGTCAGGGGATGGTTGATACAGCTCAGAAGCAGAATGCTCCTGCGCATTTGCCTGTGTTGCAGGTGGGTTTGATAATACTGTTACTGATCTCTGTTATTAAGCATTTTAGTTTCTAAGTCTTCAAACCTAAATAATTTAGGGTGATTCTTAAATGCAGTGTATTTCTTTTaacttttatataaaaatgacTCTACTCAATTTGAGAAGtaaactaaaggaaaaattattttagaaagaaataaatagtaACACTGGATGATTTTTTAGTAATAACTTGTGTACCGTaggaagagaattttttttccctctgatatCTGTtgggtaaaaaaaacccaaaatgtaaTTCAGAACAAAATTTTCTAGTTCCAGTTTTGTATAGAGAGCAAGCATGActtgcattattttcttttttactcttCAAGGGACTGCAGCAGATACAAAGATACCTATTTGAAATGGctgttttaaaagacaaattttctgcttttacatATCTTGAGATATAAGAGCCTATTCTTTACCACAGGCCTTGCACTACTGGATGCTGGTGAGAGCATGAAGCAAATGGCAGAAGTGAAGGACTCTCTTGATATTAATgtcaaacaaaattttattgATCCTCTACAGTTATTGCAGGACAAAGATTTAAAAGAGATTGGGGTAAGTTTTCCGGGGTAGAGCTTCACTTAGCAATAATCAGAGTCAAATCAACCCTACTTCCCTgagatatttttcttgaaagcaATAAGGTAAATAAATTTTGTTGTAATAGATTTTCTGTCTAGCAAAATACTGACAAAATCTGCTTAGGATGAATGCTGGACTATTTCTCCCTTGTCTAACTTACTCAATTTGCTACATTGCTTGTACAGTCATTACAAGCGGAGTGAAGAGAAtgatattctttatttttcttctgttttattttaatgaacatttttattaatgctTATGAACATGTGAGTGGGCTGTGATTTACTGCTAGTGATTATCCTATCTTACCATCTCTGTCAGCCTAAAGCTGTTTATAATGGAGAATGAATATAACTGTTAAAAAAGGCTTCTCAGGGCAAACACAGAATGATCTGAATAGTGTCATAAAATGTTGAAGTGCCATATGCCacaataggaaaaaatacaggatACTAAGGAACACATTTTTAACCTTTAGAGTTgagtttttcagtgtttttatttgCAATGTGACAATTCAAAGAAATCCAGGCAGTCTTTGTCTGAGTCTGTTGATTCCAATGGGTTTGGGTAATAGGCAAGTTAAAACCCtgatgaaatgcagaaatggaagttattttatttgtttacaCATAAATGAATGTGGAAAGCATAGCAAAAAGATAGCAGTAATGTCTGTAGCTGTCTCCTTTGAAGCATAGCTGTTTTCAGTTGTGTTCTTCTGAGCtgatgaaaagaaattgtttgaTGTTAGCTTTAATGAGCATTTTGTACTGTCACTTTGAGTccattctgtgagtctgtcAGTCCCAGGATTTTTGGCAACAGAAAAGCTTGTGTAGTTTTATCAGATAGAAGTGTCAAGTTGATACATAACAAGAACAGGAAGAATACAAGATTTTTTGGAGCACTACTTTATGAGGGGAATATAACCCCTTAACTTTTAGTTGTCATATTGCAGATAATTCAAGATGTAAAATTGAATTACATGTAGAATATGGTGATGCACAAATATTTAAGTTGGATCCTGCTTCTCTCCACAGCTCAGACAATCTGTACTGTGGCACATTCAGTGAAGTCCATGAAGTGAATGTCTAAAATAGGCAAATCAAGGCTGCCAGTACCCCAAGTGCTGCTGAAGGACTCTTTACTTaaaatttcattcctttttgtgctggtgctgccttgGGTCATAGGGAGGGACTGTACAAGTCTCTGAGCCTTGTATTTCCTCAGGTCTGCATATATTTGCATCCATCACTGATATTTCCTGAGATCACAATGTGTTTGTTTGGGCATGTCTCATTTGGTCCTTCTCATAAATGCTGTGTCTCTTTTAGCATCACTTGAAGAAACTGGAAGGGCGCCGCTTGGATTATGATTATAAAAAGAAGCGTTTTGGAAAGATACCCGATGAAGAAGTTAAACAAGCAGTAGAAAAATTTGAAGAGTCAAAGGAACTGGCTGAAAGAAGCATGTTCAATTTCTTAGAAAATGATGTAAGTCTGTGCTGTATCTTTGTTTGCTGCAGTACATCCTGGAGGGGCAAATGTGTGGGATTGGTTAAA
This sequence is a window from Camarhynchus parvulus chromosome 10, STF_HiC, whole genome shotgun sequence. Protein-coding genes within it:
- the SH3GL3 gene encoding endophilin-A3 isoform X1, yielding MSVAGLKKQFHKASQLFSEKISGAEGTKLDEEFQEMERKIDITNKAVTELLSKSTEYLQPNPAYRAKLGMLNTMSKIRGQVKATGYPQTEGLLGDCMIRYGRELGDESMFGLALLDAGESMKQMAEVKDSLDINVKQNFIDPLQLLQDKDLKEIGHHLKKLEGRRLDYDYKKKRFGKIPDEEVKQAVEKFEESKELAERSMFNFLENDVEQVSQLAVFVEAALDYHKQSTEILEDLQSKLQNRINVASSRPKREFKPKPVITTTLEIGDNQQHNGIAYSSSIKSSGSSVHMDQPCCQALYDFEPENEGELGFKEGDIITLTNQIDENWYEGMLNGESGFFPINYVEVIVPLPQ
- the SH3GL3 gene encoding endophilin-A3 isoform X2, which codes for MSVAGLKKQFHKASQLFSEKISGAEGTKLDEEFQEMERKIDITNKAVTELLSKSTEYLQPNPAYRAKLGMLNTMSKIRGQVKATGYPQTEGLLGDCMIRYGRELGDESMFGLALLDAGESMKQMAEVKDSLDINVKQNFIDPLQLLQDKDLKEIGHHLKKLEGRRLDYDYKKKRFGKIPDEEVKQAVEKFEESKELAERSMFNFLENDVEQVSQLAVFVEAALDYHKQSTEILEDLQSKLQNRINVASSRPKREFKPKPVITTTLEIGDNQQHNGIAYSSSIKSSGN